In Coturnix japonica isolate 7356 chromosome 9, Coturnix japonica 2.1, whole genome shotgun sequence, a single window of DNA contains:
- the MSL2 gene encoding E3 ubiquitin-protein ligase MSL2 isoform X1 translates to MNPVNATALYVSASRLVLNYDPADPQSFTEINKLLPYFRQSLSCCVCGNLLQDPIAPTNSTCQHYVCKTCKGKKMMMKPSCSWCKDYEQFEENKQLSILVNCYKKLCEYITQTPLARDIIQAVDCSADLLALLKDGSPLHEETEKPPDTTLALCLTHSPVPSTSELTSDPPADATSKPESTQDVDIRGSVINGLPNCNGLSVDKLGVTIPSPEHTNTIDVCSTGEYMKNEDTSSSLQPVCDPVSTSDLCTTGIDICSFSEDIKPGGSLLLSVEEVLRSLETVSNTEVCGSNLQPSLEANVTNGPFLQLSPPPLSHNIFVSTDAPPHGISCTAATPKVVKLNRKRSRSESDSEKVQPLPISSIICGPTLGASAPVTVKQENKMSLQPVATVPNGGTTPKISKTVLLSNKSVKKNLEHAPKKSHPKAKPGVLKTKDKAKEKVPSSNVMPGSPTKTVYKKPQEKKGCKCGRATQNPSVLTCRGQRCPCYSNRKACLDCICRGCQNSYMANGEKKLEAFAVPEKALEQTRLTLGINVTSIAVRNASTSTSVINVTGSPVTTFLAASTHDDKSLDEAIDVRYDC, encoded by the exons ATGAACCCGGTGAATGCCACTGCTCTCTACGTTTCCGCGAGCCGCCTGGTGCTCAACTACGACCCGGCAGATCCGCAGTCCTTCACCGAG ATTAACAAGCTCCTGCCCTACTTCAGGCAGTCCCTCTCCTGCTGCGTGTGCG gAAATTTGCTACAAGATCCTATTGCTCCTACAAACTCCACGTGTCAGCATTATGTCTGCAAAACGTGTAAGGGCaagaagatgatgatgaaaCCATCATGCAGCTGGTGCAAGGACTACGAACAGTTTGAGGAGAATAAGCAGCTAAGCATTTTAGTGAATTGCTATAAGAAACTCTGCGAGTACATAACACAGACTCCACTGGCGCGAGATATTATCCAAGCAGTTGACTGTTCTGCAGACCTTTTGGCTTTGCTCAAAGATGGATCACCACTCCACGAAGAGACGGAAAAACCTCCCGACACAACCTTGGCTTTGTGTTTGACACATTCCCCAGTACCTTCAACCTCGGAACTCACAAGTGATCCTCCAGCTGATGCGACGTCAAAACCCGAGAGCACGCAGGATGTTGATATTAGAGGTTCTGTTATCAATGGTTTGCCCAATTGTAATGGGCTTTCAGTAGATAAACTTGGAGTGACTATTCCTTCTCCTGAACACACAAACACGATTGATGTATGTAGTACCGGAGAgtatatgaaaaatgaagatacctccagcagcctgcagcctgtGTGTGACCCGGTTTCCACCAGTGATTTGTGTACGACAGGCATCGACATCTGCAGTTTTAGTGAAGATATAAAACCAGGCGGATCTCTTCTCCTCAGTGTTGAGGAAGTTCTCCGGAGCTTAGAAACAGTTTCAAATACTGAAGTCTGTGGCTCTAATTTGCAGCCCAGCTTGGAGGCAAACGTGACTAATGGCCCTTTCCTACAGCTTTCTCCCCCGCCTCTTAGCCATAACATTTTCGTGTCCACAGATGCTCCTCCTCACGGGATCTCGTGTACAGCAGCAACACCCAAGGTAGTCAAGTTAAACAGAAAGCGATCTCGATCAGAAAGCGACAGTGAAAAGGTGCAACCTCTACCCATCTCCAGCATCATCTGTGGCCCAACACTGGGAGCATCAGCTCCTGTAAcagtgaaacaggaaaacaaaatgtctttgCAGCCTGTTGCAACTGTTCCTAACGGAGGCACGACTCccaaaataagcaaaactgtGCTCCTGTCCAACAAAAGCGTGAAAAAGAATTTAGAACACGCCCCTAAGAAATCTCACCCCAAAGCCAAACCAGGagtgctgaaaacaaaggacaaagcaaaggagaaagtcCCGAGCAGTAACGTTATGCCAGGAAGCCCAACAAAAACTGTGTATAAAAAgccacaagaaaagaaagggtgCAAATGTGGTCGTGCCACCCAAAATCCAAGTGTTCTTACATGCCGTGGCCAACGCTGCCCTTGCTACTCTAACCGCAAAGCCTGCCTTGACTGCATATGCCGTGGCTGCCAAAACTCCTACATGGCTAATGGGGAGAAGAAGCTGGAGGCATTTGCAGTGCCAGAAAAGGCCTTGGAGCAGACTAGGCTTACTTTGGGCATTAATGTGACAAGCATTGCGGTGCGCAATGCCAGCACAAGCACCAGTGTAATCAATGTGACAGGGTCACCAGTAACTACGTTTTTAGCTGCCAGTACACACGATGACAAAAGTTTGGATGAAGCTATAGACGTGAGATATGACTGttga
- the MSL2 gene encoding E3 ubiquitin-protein ligase MSL2 isoform X2 — protein MNPVNATALYVSASRLVLNYDPADPQSFTEINKLLPYFRQSLSCCVCGNLLQDPIAPTNSTCQHYVCKTCKGKKMMMKPSCSWCKDYEQFEENKQLSILVNCYKKLCEYITQTPLARDIIQAVDCSADLLALLKDGSPLHEETEKPPDTTLALCLTHSPVPSTSELTSDPPADATSKPESTQDVDIRGSVINGLPNCNGLSVDKLGVTIPSPEHTNTIDVCSTGEYMKNEDTSSSLQPVCDPVSTSDLCTTGIDICSFSEDIKPGGSLLLSVEEVLRSLETVSNTEVCGSNLQPSLEANVTNGPFLQLSPPPLSHNIFVSTDAPPHGISCTAATPKVVKLNRKRSRSESDSEKVQPLPISSIICGPTLGASAPVTVKQENKMSLQPVATVPNGGTTPKISKTVLLSNKSVKKNLEHAPKKSHPKAKPGVLKTKDKAKEKVPSSNVMPGSPTKTVYKKPQEKKGCKCGRATQNPSVLTCRGQRCPCYSNRKACLDCICRGCQNSYMANGEKKLEAFAVPEKALEQTRLTLGINVTSIAVRNASTSTSVINVTGSPVTTFLAASTHDDKSLDEAIDVRYDC, from the exons ATGAACCCGGTGAATGCCACTGCTCTCTACGTTTCCGCGAGCCGCCTGGTGCTCAACTACGACCCGGCAGATCCGCAGTCCTTCACCGAGATTAACAAGCTCCTGCCCTACTTCAGGCAGTCCCTCTCCTGCTGCGTGTGCG gAAATTTGCTACAAGATCCTATTGCTCCTACAAACTCCACGTGTCAGCATTATGTCTGCAAAACGTGTAAGGGCaagaagatgatgatgaaaCCATCATGCAGCTGGTGCAAGGACTACGAACAGTTTGAGGAGAATAAGCAGCTAAGCATTTTAGTGAATTGCTATAAGAAACTCTGCGAGTACATAACACAGACTCCACTGGCGCGAGATATTATCCAAGCAGTTGACTGTTCTGCAGACCTTTTGGCTTTGCTCAAAGATGGATCACCACTCCACGAAGAGACGGAAAAACCTCCCGACACAACCTTGGCTTTGTGTTTGACACATTCCCCAGTACCTTCAACCTCGGAACTCACAAGTGATCCTCCAGCTGATGCGACGTCAAAACCCGAGAGCACGCAGGATGTTGATATTAGAGGTTCTGTTATCAATGGTTTGCCCAATTGTAATGGGCTTTCAGTAGATAAACTTGGAGTGACTATTCCTTCTCCTGAACACACAAACACGATTGATGTATGTAGTACCGGAGAgtatatgaaaaatgaagatacctccagcagcctgcagcctgtGTGTGACCCGGTTTCCACCAGTGATTTGTGTACGACAGGCATCGACATCTGCAGTTTTAGTGAAGATATAAAACCAGGCGGATCTCTTCTCCTCAGTGTTGAGGAAGTTCTCCGGAGCTTAGAAACAGTTTCAAATACTGAAGTCTGTGGCTCTAATTTGCAGCCCAGCTTGGAGGCAAACGTGACTAATGGCCCTTTCCTACAGCTTTCTCCCCCGCCTCTTAGCCATAACATTTTCGTGTCCACAGATGCTCCTCCTCACGGGATCTCGTGTACAGCAGCAACACCCAAGGTAGTCAAGTTAAACAGAAAGCGATCTCGATCAGAAAGCGACAGTGAAAAGGTGCAACCTCTACCCATCTCCAGCATCATCTGTGGCCCAACACTGGGAGCATCAGCTCCTGTAAcagtgaaacaggaaaacaaaatgtctttgCAGCCTGTTGCAACTGTTCCTAACGGAGGCACGACTCccaaaataagcaaaactgtGCTCCTGTCCAACAAAAGCGTGAAAAAGAATTTAGAACACGCCCCTAAGAAATCTCACCCCAAAGCCAAACCAGGagtgctgaaaacaaaggacaaagcaaaggagaaagtcCCGAGCAGTAACGTTATGCCAGGAAGCCCAACAAAAACTGTGTATAAAAAgccacaagaaaagaaagggtgCAAATGTGGTCGTGCCACCCAAAATCCAAGTGTTCTTACATGCCGTGGCCAACGCTGCCCTTGCTACTCTAACCGCAAAGCCTGCCTTGACTGCATATGCCGTGGCTGCCAAAACTCCTACATGGCTAATGGGGAGAAGAAGCTGGAGGCATTTGCAGTGCCAGAAAAGGCCTTGGAGCAGACTAGGCTTACTTTGGGCATTAATGTGACAAGCATTGCGGTGCGCAATGCCAGCACAAGCACCAGTGTAATCAATGTGACAGGGTCACCAGTAACTACGTTTTTAGCTGCCAGTACACACGATGACAAAAGTTTGGATGAAGCTATAGACGTGAGATATGACTGttga